From the Streptomyces pluripotens genome, one window contains:
- a CDS encoding alpha/beta fold hydrolase encodes MDEMTTSRDGTRLAYDVIGQGPMVILVSGALSTGGTMMPLATRLSDRCTAVVYDRRGRGESGDTRPYAVAREVEDLAALVDAVGGEAALFGVSSGGALVLEAAASGVPVRQAAVYEVPFADFLEGGAEREARYKEQLGQALAEGRPGEAVELFLRLTGLGEEVIRGARQSPMWAGLEAVAPSLAHDDAVMGDGLLPRERVAAISVPVLSVAGGASPGFMREASRAIAEAVPLGTHRVLEGQTHMVEPEVLGPVLTDFFTG; translated from the coding sequence ATGGACGAGATGACGACTTCCCGAGACGGCACCCGCCTCGCGTACGACGTGATCGGCCAGGGGCCCATGGTGATCCTGGTGAGCGGCGCCCTGTCCACCGGCGGCACCATGATGCCCCTGGCGACGCGGCTCTCGGACCGCTGCACGGCCGTCGTCTACGACCGCCGGGGCCGCGGTGAGAGCGGCGACACGCGACCGTACGCGGTAGCCCGTGAGGTGGAGGACCTCGCCGCGCTGGTCGACGCGGTGGGCGGCGAAGCGGCACTCTTCGGGGTCTCCTCCGGTGGCGCACTAGTGTTGGAGGCCGCCGCGAGCGGGGTGCCGGTCCGTCAGGCGGCGGTGTACGAGGTGCCGTTCGCCGACTTCCTGGAGGGTGGCGCCGAGCGGGAGGCGCGGTACAAGGAGCAGTTGGGCCAGGCGCTCGCGGAGGGTCGGCCCGGGGAGGCGGTGGAACTCTTCCTCCGGTTGACGGGCCTCGGCGAGGAGGTGATCCGGGGTGCCCGCCAGTCCCCCATGTGGGCCGGCCTGGAGGCCGTCGCGCCGAGCCTCGCCCACGACGACGCAGTCATGGGTGACGGCCTCCTGCCCCGGGAGCGGGTGGCCGCGATCTCCGTGCCCGTGCTGTCCGTCGCGGGCGGGGCGAGCCCGGGCTTCATGCGCGAGGCGTCCCGGGCGATCGCGGAGGCGGTGCCGCTGGGTACCCACCGCGTGCTGGAGGGGCAGACCCACATGGTGGAGCCCGAGGTGCTGGGGCCGGTGCTGACGGACTTCTTCACCGGGTGA
- a CDS encoding DUF427 domain-containing protein codes for MAQGHTITIEQGERHVRAVHGDQVLAETGRALELRETGCPTRYYIPADDVRTDLLTPSETHTYCPFKGTASYWSLPGAPDLVWAYPDPKPDVAAIRDHFCFYDVDVS; via the coding sequence ATGGCCCAAGGACACACGATCACCATCGAGCAGGGCGAGCGGCACGTGCGTGCGGTGCACGGCGACCAGGTGCTCGCAGAGACCGGACGAGCCCTGGAACTGCGCGAGACGGGGTGTCCGACGCGCTACTACATCCCCGCCGACGACGTGCGCACCGACCTGCTGACGCCGTCCGAGACCCACACCTACTGCCCCTTCAAGGGCACGGCCTCGTACTGGTCGCTGCCCGGCGCACCGGATCTGGTGTGGGCGTACCCGGACCCGAAGCCGGACGTGGCCGCGATCAGGGATCACTTCTGCTTCTACGACGTCGACGTGTCGTGA
- a CDS encoding TIGR00730 family Rossman fold protein — protein MNICVFLSAADLDERYTRPAREFAELIGKGGHTLVWGGSDVGLMKVVADGVHASGGRLLGVSVEFLANKARPGADEMVIAADLAERKKLLLERADAVVIMVGGTGTLDEATEILELKKHGRTEKPVVLLNTAGFYDGLRAQFLRMEDEGFLPRPLSELVFFAEQPAGALAHLQERLGVR, from the coding sequence ATGAACATCTGCGTCTTCCTCTCCGCCGCCGACCTCGACGAGCGTTACACGCGTCCGGCGCGCGAGTTCGCGGAGCTGATCGGCAAGGGCGGCCACACCCTGGTCTGGGGTGGCTCCGACGTCGGCCTGATGAAGGTGGTCGCTGACGGTGTGCACGCGTCGGGCGGCAGACTCCTGGGCGTTTCCGTGGAGTTCCTGGCGAACAAGGCGCGGCCCGGCGCCGACGAGATGGTCATCGCCGCCGATCTCGCCGAACGCAAGAAGCTGCTGCTGGAGAGGGCGGACGCGGTGGTGATCATGGTGGGCGGTACCGGCACGCTGGACGAGGCCACCGAGATCCTGGAGCTGAAGAAGCACGGCCGCACCGAGAAGCCGGTCGTGTTGTTGAACACCGCCGGCTTCTATGACGGCCTGCGTGCGCAGTTCCTTCGCATGGAGGATGAGGGCTTCCTGCCGCGTCCCCTGTCCGAGCTGGTGTTCTTCGCCGAGCAGCCGGCCGGGGCCCTGGCCCACCTACAGGAGCGGCTGGGCGTCCGCTGA
- a CDS encoding SDR family oxidoreductase — protein MAGMATHVITGAGSGIGAAVARRLHERGDDLVLHARDAGRAKHLATAFPGARTLVGDLADPDRLSWAFSHQTLPDRVDSLLHVAGVVELGAVGDLTPKSWHHQLNVNLVAPAELTRHLLPQLRTARGHVIFVNSGSGLNAHAGWSAYAASKHGLKALADALRQEEHAGGVRVTSIYPGRTASPMQAKVHRQEGREYDASRWIDPESVATTILMALDLPADAEVNDLTVRPGR, from the coding sequence ATGGCGGGCATGGCTACTCATGTGATCACCGGGGCCGGCTCCGGCATCGGCGCGGCCGTGGCCCGCCGTCTGCACGAGCGCGGGGACGATCTCGTGCTGCACGCGCGTGACGCGGGCCGGGCGAAGCACCTCGCGACCGCGTTCCCCGGGGCGCGCACGCTGGTCGGCGACCTCGCGGACCCGGACAGGCTGTCCTGGGCGTTCTCCCACCAGACGCTTCCGGACCGGGTGGACTCCCTCTTGCACGTCGCCGGGGTCGTCGAGCTCGGCGCGGTGGGCGACCTCACCCCGAAGTCCTGGCACCACCAGCTCAACGTCAACCTGGTCGCCCCCGCCGAGCTGACCCGGCACCTCCTGCCCCAGCTGCGTACGGCACGCGGCCATGTGATCTTCGTCAACTCGGGTTCCGGACTGAACGCCCATGCCGGCTGGTCCGCGTACGCCGCCTCCAAGCACGGTCTGAAGGCCCTCGCCGACGCTCTGCGCCAGGAGGAGCACGCGGGCGGGGTCCGGGTCACCTCCATCTATCCCGGCCGTACGGCGAGCCCCATGCAGGCCAAGGTCCACCGGCAGGAGGGCAGGGAGTACGACGCCTCGCGGTGGATCGACCCGGAGTCCGTCGCCACGACGATCCTGATGGCGTTGGACCTGCCGGCGGACGCGGAGGTCAACGACCTGACGGTGCGGCCGGGGCGCTGA
- a CDS encoding methionine synthase — protein MRFAAATGVGSMPGTDAREAAKTVTGSVEDFPFLAELPARGPGADMIGRTAGMLVELYARVEPSGWRIGDRPGRDTKRARSWLGEDLDALEEFTQGYRGDLKVQAVGPWTLAAALELKNGEVALSDPGACRDLAASLIEGLRLHLAEVRRRVPGARIVLQLDEPSLTPVLRGRVRTASGYRTHRAVDRQTVEATLRDVVGVHDGGPVAVHSCAPDVPFALLRRAGVAAVSCDAALLTERDDEAIGEAIEAGTRLFAGVVPGTDGPLSDPAGSVMGVRTLWRRLGLGPGLLAEAVTVTPACGLAGASPAYARQVLAHCVRAARSLADNPE, from the coding sequence ATGCGCTTTGCTGCCGCCACCGGCGTCGGGTCCATGCCCGGCACCGACGCGCGGGAGGCCGCCAAAACCGTCACCGGTAGCGTGGAAGACTTTCCGTTCCTGGCCGAGCTGCCCGCGCGGGGCCCCGGAGCCGACATGATCGGCCGCACCGCCGGGATGCTGGTCGAGTTGTACGCGCGCGTGGAGCCCAGCGGCTGGCGGATCGGGGACCGGCCGGGCCGGGACACCAAGCGGGCCCGGTCCTGGCTGGGGGAGGACCTGGACGCCCTGGAGGAGTTCACCCAGGGGTACCGGGGGGATCTCAAGGTGCAGGCCGTCGGCCCGTGGACCCTGGCTGCCGCACTGGAGCTGAAGAACGGCGAGGTCGCGCTCTCCGACCCCGGCGCATGCCGTGACCTGGCAGCCTCCCTCATCGAGGGGCTGCGGCTGCACCTCGCTGAGGTGCGGCGCCGGGTCCCCGGTGCCCGGATCGTGCTGCAGCTCGATGAGCCGTCCCTCACCCCCGTCCTGCGCGGGAGGGTCCGCACCGCCAGCGGCTACCGCACACACCGGGCCGTGGACCGGCAGACCGTCGAAGCGACGCTGCGGGACGTCGTCGGGGTGCACGACGGGGGACCGGTGGCCGTGCACTCCTGCGCACCGGACGTCCCCTTCGCGCTGCTGCGGAGGGCCGGGGTGGCAGCGGTCTCCTGCGACGCCGCACTGCTCACCGAGCGTGACGACGAGGCGATCGGGGAGGCCATCGAGGCCGGCACGCGGCTGTTCGCCGGTGTCGTGCCGGGCACGGACGGCCCGTTGTCAGACCCTGCCGGTAGCGTCATGGGTGTCAGGACGCTGTGGCGCAGGTTGGGGCTGGGTCCGGGGCTGCTCGCGGAGGCGGTCACGGTCACCCCGGCATGTGGGCTGGCGGGTGCTTCCCCCGCCTACGCGCGCCAGGTGCTCGCCCACTGCGTCCGGGCGGCGAGATCCCTCGCGGACAACCCAGAGTAA
- the ligA gene encoding NAD-dependent DNA ligase LigA, with translation MTAVPAEARNKHAQLAEQVEEHRFRYYVKDAPVISDAEFDQLLKTLQALEEEYPALRTPDSPTQKVAGSYQTEFSAVEHRQRMLSLDNTFNDDELAAWADRIARDLGDQEYHFLCELKVDGLAVNLTYEHGRLIRAATRGDGRTGEDITPNVRTIADIPDRLHGAEVPDLVEVRGEVYFPMEKFLELNERLVAAGDKPFANPRNAAAGSLRQKDPRVTATRPLRMVVHGIGALEGFTGMTRLSHAYELLGTWGLPTSRHNRVVNDLDGVREFIAYYGENRHSVEHEIDGVVVKLDEIRLQGRLGSTARAPRWAIAYKYAPEEANTKLIDIKVGVGRTGRVTPYAHVEPVTVAGSEVEFATLHNQEVVKAKGVLIGDTVVIRKAGDVIPEILGPVADLRDGSEREFVMPGECPECGTPLRPMKEGDIDLRCPNARTCPAQLRERVSYLAGRECLDIEHFGEVAAAALTRPLEPADPPLVDEGDLFDLTVDRLLPIKAYVLDPDSGLPKRDPRTGEEKVVTVFANQKGEPKKNTLALLENIEAAKRRPLARFLNGLSIRHVGPVAAQALARAFRSVDRIEQATEEELATTDGVGPVIAAALKEWFAEEWHREIVRKWKAAGVPLEEQSSGEDEGPRPLEGLTVVVTGTLENSTRDGAKEALQSRGAKVTGSVSKKTSFVVVGDNPGSKYDKAMQLKVPVLNEDGFAVLLEQGPEAAAEVALPTGE, from the coding sequence ATGACGGCGGTGCCCGCCGAGGCCCGCAACAAGCACGCGCAGCTGGCGGAGCAGGTCGAGGAGCACCGCTTCCGGTACTACGTGAAGGACGCTCCCGTCATCAGTGACGCGGAGTTCGACCAGCTCCTGAAGACTCTGCAGGCCCTGGAGGAGGAGTATCCGGCGCTGCGCACCCCTGACTCGCCGACCCAGAAGGTCGCGGGGTCGTACCAGACGGAGTTCTCGGCGGTCGAGCACCGCCAGCGGATGCTGTCGCTGGACAACACGTTCAACGACGACGAACTCGCCGCCTGGGCCGATCGGATCGCCCGTGACCTGGGCGACCAGGAGTACCACTTCCTGTGCGAGCTGAAGGTCGACGGCCTCGCGGTCAACCTCACCTACGAGCACGGTCGCCTCATCCGCGCGGCCACGCGGGGTGATGGCCGCACCGGGGAGGACATCACCCCGAACGTCCGGACGATCGCGGATATCCCGGACCGGCTGCACGGCGCCGAGGTCCCGGATCTGGTGGAGGTCCGCGGCGAGGTCTACTTCCCGATGGAGAAGTTCCTCGAACTCAACGAACGTCTGGTCGCGGCCGGTGACAAACCGTTCGCCAACCCCCGCAACGCCGCCGCGGGTTCGCTGCGCCAGAAGGACCCGCGCGTCACCGCCACCCGTCCGCTGCGCATGGTCGTCCACGGCATCGGTGCGCTGGAGGGATTCACGGGCATGACCCGCCTCTCCCACGCCTATGAACTGCTGGGGACCTGGGGCCTGCCCACCTCGCGGCACAACCGCGTGGTCAACGACCTCGACGGCGTACGGGAATTCATCGCGTACTACGGCGAGAACCGCCACTCCGTCGAGCACGAGATCGACGGAGTCGTCGTCAAACTGGACGAGATCCGCCTCCAGGGCCGTCTTGGCTCCACCGCGCGGGCGCCCCGCTGGGCCATCGCCTACAAGTACGCGCCGGAGGAGGCCAACACCAAGCTCATCGACATCAAGGTGGGCGTCGGCCGCACCGGCCGCGTCACGCCCTACGCCCACGTCGAGCCGGTCACGGTGGCCGGCAGCGAGGTGGAGTTCGCCACCCTGCACAACCAGGAGGTCGTCAAGGCCAAGGGCGTGCTCATCGGCGACACGGTCGTCATCCGCAAGGCCGGTGACGTCATCCCGGAGATCCTCGGTCCGGTGGCTGACCTCAGGGACGGCAGCGAGCGGGAGTTCGTGATGCCGGGCGAGTGCCCCGAGTGCGGTACGCCGCTCCGGCCCATGAAGGAGGGCGACATCGACCTCCGCTGCCCGAACGCCCGTACCTGCCCGGCACAGTTGCGCGAGCGGGTGTCCTACCTCGCGGGCCGCGAGTGCCTGGACATCGAGCACTTCGGCGAGGTGGCCGCCGCCGCGCTCACCCGCCCGCTGGAGCCGGCCGATCCGCCGCTGGTGGACGAGGGCGACCTGTTCGACCTGACGGTGGACAGGCTGCTGCCCATCAAGGCCTATGTCCTCGACCCGGACAGCGGTCTGCCCAAGCGGGACCCCAGGACGGGCGAGGAGAAGGTCGTCACCGTGTTCGCCAACCAGAAGGGCGAACCCAAGAAGAACACCCTCGCCCTGCTGGAGAACATCGAGGCGGCCAAGCGGCGTCCGCTGGCCCGCTTCCTGAACGGCCTGTCGATTCGACACGTGGGGCCGGTGGCCGCCCAGGCCCTCGCCCGCGCGTTCCGGTCCGTCGACCGCATCGAACAGGCCACCGAGGAGGAGCTCGCGACCACCGACGGCGTCGGCCCGGTCATCGCCGCCGCGCTCAAGGAATGGTTCGCCGAGGAGTGGCACCGTGAGATCGTCCGCAAATGGAAGGCCGCCGGAGTCCCGCTGGAGGAGCAGTCTTCCGGCGAGGACGAGGGGCCGCGCCCGCTGGAGGGGCTCACGGTCGTCGTCACCGGCACTCTGGAGAATTCCACCCGGGACGGTGCCAAGGAGGCCCTGCAGAGCCGAGGCGCGAAGGTGACCGGTTCGGTTTCCAAGAAGACCTCGTTCGTTGTTGTGGGTGACAACCCTGGATCGAAATACGACAAGGCCATGCAGCTCAAGGTTCCGGTTCTGAACGAGGACGGTTTCGCCGTCCTTTTGGAGCAAGGCCCCGAAGCCGCGGCCGAAGTCGCACTTCCGACCGGGGAGTAG
- a CDS encoding putative bifunctional diguanylate cyclase/phosphodiesterase, producing MEPTESVAPDSRLRLRRRAGGWRGNRRTGRGCGWTGGQARLSGPAVGTKARPPTSLAIESAPGPVGAGSERHLSWPAPPASVVAAAGFVLGAGFYRAFADQHALFPSGTVGWSLALLTGIIVCHLVMLGRARWWSGTGSGVALTLAVLLLYGWVPAGLVSLTVVVLVGIARRHDWRQGVLHGAVDILGIGAGALLLSAFGRIPSVEEPWRPDSWSITTAPEVVLAAATYLAVSRGLLWYLHAPRGGRVPAIDRSALVRQGLVAVALLGIAPLLCVVADAQPVLLPLFAIPLIALDSTLWMAHARAEEQLRDLLTGLPNRQWLLERIWTALDDAERIGARAALMLIDLDRFRSVNDTLGHLAGDRLLLQIADRLRLALPRGAEAARLGGDEFAVLLPVADSTTSATRAARSLVTALSSPLDLDGLTLVLEASAGVAVFPDHALDAEGLLRRADVAMYQAKRDRTGVEAYESKRDSNTPDRLGLLGDLRRALEANDVELHYQPKVRFDGQVAGLEALVRWVHPERGKVPPDEFIAIAESSGLMPYLTEYVLETALAQVARWRAQGLRVPVAVNVSPRDVHTPGFAGSVAARLARHGVPAGALQLEITEHVLLEDPQQAADTLAGLTGHGVKMSLDDFGTGYSSLVHLRRLPVSELKIDRSFVARLAVDTEDAEIVRCTVDLAHSLGLLVVAEGVEDDETWERLRDLGCDAVQGWLVAAAMPPEETTAWLRARGSRGWQRPRAALPAAE from the coding sequence ATGGAACCGACCGAGAGCGTCGCCCCGGACTCACGGCTGCGTCTGCGCCGCCGTGCGGGCGGATGGCGGGGGAACCGGCGGACGGGTCGCGGTTGCGGGTGGACCGGCGGTCAGGCACGCCTGTCGGGGCCGGCCGTCGGTACCAAGGCGCGGCCTCCCACATCCCTGGCCATCGAGTCTGCCCCTGGCCCGGTGGGCGCCGGGTCCGAACGCCACCTGTCCTGGCCCGCACCGCCCGCCTCCGTCGTGGCAGCGGCCGGATTCGTCCTGGGCGCCGGCTTCTACCGCGCCTTCGCCGACCAGCACGCCCTCTTCCCCAGCGGTACGGTCGGTTGGTCGCTGGCCCTGCTCACCGGCATCATCGTCTGCCACCTCGTCATGCTGGGCCGCGCCCGCTGGTGGAGCGGCACCGGTTCCGGCGTCGCCCTCACCCTCGCCGTTCTGCTGCTGTACGGCTGGGTGCCCGCAGGCCTGGTGAGCCTCACGGTCGTCGTCCTGGTCGGCATCGCCCGACGACACGACTGGCGGCAGGGCGTACTGCATGGCGCGGTCGACATCCTCGGCATCGGCGCCGGCGCTCTGCTGCTCAGCGCGTTCGGCAGGATCCCGAGTGTTGAGGAGCCCTGGCGGCCGGACAGCTGGAGCATCACCACCGCACCCGAGGTCGTGCTCGCCGCCGCCACCTACCTCGCCGTCAGCCGCGGCCTGCTGTGGTACCTGCATGCCCCACGCGGCGGCAGGGTCCCCGCCATCGACCGCTCCGCCTTGGTCAGACAGGGCCTCGTCGCCGTCGCGCTGCTCGGGATCGCGCCCCTGCTCTGCGTTGTCGCGGACGCCCAGCCGGTCTTGTTGCCGCTGTTCGCCATCCCGCTCATCGCTCTCGACTCCACCCTGTGGATGGCGCACGCCCGCGCCGAGGAGCAACTGCGTGATCTGCTGACCGGGCTGCCCAACCGGCAGTGGCTGCTGGAGCGGATCTGGACTGCTCTCGACGACGCCGAACGCATCGGTGCCCGTGCTGCCCTCATGCTGATCGACCTCGACCGGTTCCGGTCGGTGAACGACACCCTCGGTCATCTCGCCGGTGACCGGCTGTTGCTCCAGATAGCCGACCGGCTGCGGCTCGCGCTGCCGCGCGGCGCCGAGGCCGCCCGGCTCGGCGGCGACGAGTTCGCCGTGTTACTGCCGGTAGCAGACTCCACCACCTCGGCCACCCGCGCCGCCCGCAGTCTCGTCACCGCGCTCAGCTCGCCCCTGGACCTGGACGGGCTCACCCTTGTGCTGGAGGCCAGTGCGGGTGTCGCCGTCTTCCCTGACCATGCGCTCGACGCGGAAGGGCTGCTGCGTCGGGCCGACGTGGCGATGTACCAGGCGAAGAGGGACCGTACGGGCGTGGAGGCGTACGAGTCCAAGAGGGACTCCAACACCCCGGACCGGCTTGGTCTCCTGGGCGATCTGCGGCGGGCGTTGGAGGCGAACGACGTAGAGCTTCACTACCAGCCCAAGGTCCGTTTCGACGGGCAGGTCGCAGGGCTGGAGGCACTGGTGCGCTGGGTGCATCCCGAGCGCGGGAAGGTGCCGCCGGACGAGTTCATAGCGATCGCCGAGTCCTCCGGGTTGATGCCCTATCTGACGGAGTACGTCCTGGAGACCGCGCTCGCGCAGGTTGCCCGTTGGCGGGCGCAGGGGTTGCGTGTGCCGGTCGCCGTGAACGTCTCCCCGCGCGATGTCCACACGCCGGGGTTCGCCGGCTCGGTCGCCGCCCGGTTGGCCCGGCACGGGGTCCCGGCCGGAGCGCTCCAGCTGGAGATAACCGAACACGTCCTGCTGGAGGATCCGCAGCAGGCCGCCGACACCCTCGCCGGACTCACCGGGCACGGTGTGAAGATGTCCCTGGACGACTTCGGCACGGGGTACTCGTCCCTGGTCCATCTGCGGCGGTTGCCGGTCAGCGAGCTGAAGATCGACCGTTCCTTCGTTGCCCGGCTGGCCGTCGACACCGAGGACGCGGAGATCGTGCGCTGCACGGTCGACCTGGCCCATTCGCTCGGTTTGCTGGTCGTCGCCGAGGGCGTGGAGGACGACGAAACCTGGGAGCGGCTGCGGGACCTGGGCTGTGACGCCGTACAGGGCTGGCTGGTTGCCGCAGCGATGCCGCCCGAGGAGACGACGGCATGGCTGCGTGCGCGGGGGTCGCGTGGCTGGCAGCGGCCCCGGGCGGCACTGCCGGCCGCCGAGTAG
- the gatC gene encoding Asp-tRNA(Asn)/Glu-tRNA(Gln) amidotransferase subunit GatC, which translates to MPGITREEVAHLARLARLELKPEELDHFAGQLDDIIGAVARVSEVADQDVPPTSHPLPLTNVMRADEVRPSLTPEQALSGAPAQEQQRFKVPQILGED; encoded by the coding sequence ATGCCTGGCATCACGCGCGAGGAGGTCGCCCACCTCGCCCGGCTGGCGCGTCTGGAGCTGAAGCCCGAAGAACTCGACCACTTCGCAGGCCAGCTGGACGACATCATTGGCGCGGTCGCACGCGTCAGCGAGGTCGCCGACCAAGACGTACCGCCGACCTCGCACCCGCTCCCGCTGACGAACGTCATGCGCGCGGACGAGGTCCGTCCCTCGCTCACCCCCGAGCAGGCGCTCTCCGGCGCCCCGGCCCAGGAGCAGCAGCGTTTCAAGGTGCCGCAGATCCTGGGGGAGGACTGA
- the gatA gene encoding Asp-tRNA(Asn)/Glu-tRNA(Gln) amidotransferase subunit GatA: protein MTDSTIIKLTAAQTAAKIASGELTAVEVAEAHLARIEAVDEKVHAFLHLDREGALAQARAVDEKRARGEKLGPLAGVPLALKDIFTTEGVPTTVGSKILEGWIPPYDATLTKRLKAADVVILGKTNMDEFAMGSSTENSAYGPTGNPWDLTRIPGGSGGGSSAALAAFEAPLAIGTDTGGSIRQPAAVTGTVGVKPTYGAVSRYGMVAFSSSLDQGGPCARTVLDAALLHEVIAGHDPLDSTSIDAPVPPVVEAARNGSVQGMRVGVVQQFRGEGYQAGVIQRFDESVELLRELGAEIVELDCPSFDLALSAYYLIAPSECSSNLARFDGLRYGLRAGDDGEHSAEEVTSLTREAGFGPEVKRRIMLGTYALSSGYYDAYYGSAQKVRTLITRDFEKAFEQVDVIVSPTTPTTAFAIGERADDPMAMYLADLCTIPTNLAGNAAMSLPCGLAPEDNLPVGLQIIAPALKDDRLYKVGAAVEAAFVEKWGHPLLEEAPSL from the coding sequence ATGACGGACAGCACCATCATCAAGCTCACCGCGGCCCAGACCGCCGCGAAGATCGCCTCCGGCGAGTTGACCGCCGTCGAGGTCGCCGAGGCCCACCTCGCCCGGATCGAGGCCGTGGACGAGAAGGTGCACGCCTTCCTGCACCTCGACCGCGAGGGTGCTCTCGCCCAGGCCCGCGCGGTGGACGAGAAGCGGGCCCGTGGCGAGAAGCTCGGCCCGCTGGCCGGCGTTCCGCTCGCACTGAAGGACATCTTCACCACCGAGGGCGTGCCCACGACCGTCGGCTCCAAGATCCTTGAGGGCTGGATCCCGCCGTACGACGCCACGCTCACCAAGCGGCTCAAGGCCGCCGACGTCGTCATCCTCGGCAAGACCAACATGGACGAGTTCGCCATGGGGTCCTCCACCGAGAACAGCGCCTACGGGCCGACCGGAAACCCGTGGGACCTCACCAGGATCCCCGGCGGCTCCGGCGGCGGCTCCTCGGCCGCACTCGCTGCCTTCGAGGCGCCCCTGGCCATCGGCACCGACACCGGCGGCTCCATCCGCCAGCCCGCGGCCGTCACCGGCACGGTCGGCGTCAAGCCGACGTACGGCGCGGTGTCCCGCTACGGCATGGTGGCGTTCTCGTCTTCCCTCGACCAGGGCGGCCCCTGCGCCCGTACGGTCCTGGACGCGGCCCTGCTGCACGAGGTCATCGCCGGACACGACCCGCTCGACTCCACCTCCATCGACGCACCGGTCCCACCGGTCGTCGAGGCCGCCCGCAACGGCAGCGTCCAGGGAATGCGCGTCGGCGTGGTCCAGCAGTTCCGCGGCGAGGGCTACCAGGCCGGCGTCATCCAGCGCTTCGACGAGTCCGTTGAACTGCTGAGGGAACTGGGCGCCGAGATCGTCGAGCTGGACTGCCCGTCCTTCGACCTCGCCCTGTCGGCGTACTACCTGATCGCTCCCTCGGAGTGCTCCTCCAACCTCGCCCGTTTCGATGGCCTGCGCTACGGTCTGAGGGCCGGCGACGACGGCGAGCACTCGGCGGAGGAGGTCACCTCCCTCACCCGTGAGGCGGGCTTCGGCCCCGAGGTCAAGCGCCGCATCATGCTCGGCACCTATGCCCTGAGCTCCGGCTACTACGACGCCTACTACGGCTCCGCGCAGAAGGTACGCACGCTCATCACGCGCGACTTCGAGAAGGCCTTCGAGCAGGTCGACGTGATCGTCTCCCCGACGACCCCGACGACCGCCTTCGCGATCGGTGAGCGTGCCGACGACCCGATGGCGATGTACCTCGCCGACCTGTGCACCATCCCGACCAACCTGGCGGGCAACGCGGCGATGTCCCTGCCGTGCGGACTCGCGCCGGAGGACAACCTTCCGGTGGGCCTGCAGATCATCGCCCCGGCGCTGAAGGACGACCGGCTGTACAAGGTCGGCGCCGCCGTCGAGGCCGCCTTCGTGGAAAAGTGGGGGCACCCGCTGCTGGAGGAGGCTCCGTCGCTGTGA